One Ammoniphilus sp. CFH 90114 genomic window carries:
- a CDS encoding DUF1659 domain-containing protein, which translates to MLTTKDVKEIKLIFAAGMDEQGKTIRKSRIYKNVNAANATLENVHAFGQAIAALSQWPLDQVILTNSQEIIEVIA; encoded by the coding sequence ATGCTAACAACTAAAGACGTCAAAGAAATTAAGCTCATTTTCGCAGCAGGAATGGACGAACAGGGCAAGACGATTCGCAAGAGCCGCATCTACAAGAACGTAAATGCCGCGAATGCTACCCTGGAGAACGTCCACGCGTTTGGACAAGCCATCGCGGCTCTTTCCCAGTGGCCTCTAGACCAAGTCATCTTGACTAACTCACAAGAGATCATCGAAGTCATCGCTTAA